The Salvia miltiorrhiza cultivar Shanhuang (shh) chromosome 1, IMPLAD_Smil_shh, whole genome shotgun sequence genome has a window encoding:
- the LOC131018619 gene encoding protein ROH1-like isoform X2, giving the protein MFLASSFSCRHHIAVTIKVHSEMSHDSNIKYLESFQRQVFARFHDLSLVNADELLSVSWIHKLLDAFTTCQEDFSALLSDNKAFLSKPPADRLATEYFERTIKAMDIFNATRDGVETVRVWQKHLEIVVCALDDRQRMLGESQFRRARKALMDLALLMLDDKDTGSVFSHRNRSFGRKGKEHHRSSSGHSRSLSWSVSHSWSASKQLQSIANNLVPPKASEIAATNGLAMLIFAMSYILMFVLWVLVAAIPCQDRGVQIHFAIPRQFSWSTPLFLLHSRIMDESKKRERRNTCGLLKEIYQIEKCVHQLTDLVDAAQFPLSDELKEEVKENVKELSLACEACKTGLEPLQHKLRETFRKVMACRSEGLEFLGKATEP; this is encoded by the exons ATGTTTCTGGCGTCCTCATTTTCATGTAGACATCATATAGCCGTAACAATCAAG GTTCATTCAGAAATGAGCCATGATTCGAATATCAAGTACCTGGAGTCGTTCCAACGACAAGTTTTTGCCCGTTTCCATGACCTTTCATTGGTTAATGCGGACGAGCTCCTCTCCGTTTCTTGGATACACAAATTGTTGGACGCGTTCACTACGTGCCAGGAGGATTTCAGCGCCTTACTATCCGATAACAAAGCATTTCTCTCGAAACCACCGGCAGACAGGCTTGCTACTGAGTACTTTGAGAGAACCATCAAGGCAATGGATATCTTCAATGCAACTCGTGATGGTGTTGAGACTGTTCGTGTCTGGCAGAAGCATTTGGAGATTGTGGTATGTGCTCTTGATGATCGGCAGAGAATGCTTGGTGAGAGCCAGTTTCGTCGTGCTAGAAAAGCCTTGATGGATTTGGCATTACTGATGTTAGATGACAAAGATACCGGTTCAGTATTTTCACACAGAAACCGCTCTTTTGGGCGAAAGGGCAAGGAACACCATCGGAGCTCATCAGGGCACTCGCGGTCACTGTCTTGGAGCGTATCGCATTCTTGGTCAGCGTCTAAGCAGCTCCAGTCCATTGCAAATAACTTGGTTCCTCCAAAAGCGAGTGAAATAGCAGCGACTAATGGTTTGGCGATGCTCATCTTTGCAATGAGCTATATTCTGATGTTTGTGTTATGGGTTCTCGTTGCTGCAATCCCTTGTCAGGACCGAGGCGTGCAGATTCACTTTGCAATCCCTCGTCAGTTCTCGTGGAGTACGCCTCTGTTCTTACTCCACAGCCGAATTATGGACGAGTCCAAGAAGAGAGAGCGACGTAACACCTGTGGATTGTTAAAAGAGATATATCAGATTGAGAAGTGTGTGCATCAGTTGACAGACTTGGTAGATGCCGCTCAGTTCCCACTGTCGGACGAGCTGAAGGAAGAAGTAAAAGAGAATGTCAAAGAGCTGTCTCTAGCATGTGAAGCTTGTAAGACGGGACTTGAGCCACTGCAACACAAGTTACGCGAGACATTCAGGAAAGTCATGGCTTGCCGGTCCGAGGGCCTTGAGTTCCTTGGCAAGGCTACAGAGCCTTAA
- the LOC131018619 gene encoding protein ROH1-like isoform X1, protein MPSPNNHGSHIPFASFRRSILTIRSDQVHSEMSHDSNIKYLESFQRQVFARFHDLSLVNADELLSVSWIHKLLDAFTTCQEDFSALLSDNKAFLSKPPADRLATEYFERTIKAMDIFNATRDGVETVRVWQKHLEIVVCALDDRQRMLGESQFRRARKALMDLALLMLDDKDTGSVFSHRNRSFGRKGKEHHRSSSGHSRSLSWSVSHSWSASKQLQSIANNLVPPKASEIAATNGLAMLIFAMSYILMFVLWVLVAAIPCQDRGVQIHFAIPRQFSWSTPLFLLHSRIMDESKKRERRNTCGLLKEIYQIEKCVHQLTDLVDAAQFPLSDELKEEVKENVKELSLACEACKTGLEPLQHKLRETFRKVMACRSEGLEFLGKATEP, encoded by the coding sequence ATGCCTTCTCCAAATAATCATGGATCCCATATCCCTTTTGCATCTTTTCGTCGCTCTATATTGACTATAAGAAGTGATCAGGTTCATTCAGAAATGAGCCATGATTCGAATATCAAGTACCTGGAGTCGTTCCAACGACAAGTTTTTGCCCGTTTCCATGACCTTTCATTGGTTAATGCGGACGAGCTCCTCTCCGTTTCTTGGATACACAAATTGTTGGACGCGTTCACTACGTGCCAGGAGGATTTCAGCGCCTTACTATCCGATAACAAAGCATTTCTCTCGAAACCACCGGCAGACAGGCTTGCTACTGAGTACTTTGAGAGAACCATCAAGGCAATGGATATCTTCAATGCAACTCGTGATGGTGTTGAGACTGTTCGTGTCTGGCAGAAGCATTTGGAGATTGTGGTATGTGCTCTTGATGATCGGCAGAGAATGCTTGGTGAGAGCCAGTTTCGTCGTGCTAGAAAAGCCTTGATGGATTTGGCATTACTGATGTTAGATGACAAAGATACCGGTTCAGTATTTTCACACAGAAACCGCTCTTTTGGGCGAAAGGGCAAGGAACACCATCGGAGCTCATCAGGGCACTCGCGGTCACTGTCTTGGAGCGTATCGCATTCTTGGTCAGCGTCTAAGCAGCTCCAGTCCATTGCAAATAACTTGGTTCCTCCAAAAGCGAGTGAAATAGCAGCGACTAATGGTTTGGCGATGCTCATCTTTGCAATGAGCTATATTCTGATGTTTGTGTTATGGGTTCTCGTTGCTGCAATCCCTTGTCAGGACCGAGGCGTGCAGATTCACTTTGCAATCCCTCGTCAGTTCTCGTGGAGTACGCCTCTGTTCTTACTCCACAGCCGAATTATGGACGAGTCCAAGAAGAGAGAGCGACGTAACACCTGTGGATTGTTAAAAGAGATATATCAGATTGAGAAGTGTGTGCATCAGTTGACAGACTTGGTAGATGCCGCTCAGTTCCCACTGTCGGACGAGCTGAAGGAAGAAGTAAAAGAGAATGTCAAAGAGCTGTCTCTAGCATGTGAAGCTTGTAAGACGGGACTTGAGCCACTGCAACACAAGTTACGCGAGACATTCAGGAAAGTCATGGCTTGCCGGTCCGAGGGCCTTGAGTTCCTTGGCAAGGCTACAGAGCCTTAA
- the LOC131018627 gene encoding bZIP transcription factor 12-like isoform X1 encodes MLMASSRVIASRSPPNSDLPRDSPTSSINIHSDQAARGFGSMNMDEIFRNIYPDSTSFDNGAAGGEAASGGGLSSVDGGDGGVRNGGGSKTVEEVWRDIVTGGGGGGGGGVSGGETAMTLEDFLAKAGAVNEEDVRVPAVVTMPPPPPAVGGFGMEGVMMSPAPGVPAVQFAAAGCVQNVIGVEFGSGMAAVSGSVGGGGRGKRRVAVDEVPLDKATQQKQRRMIKNRESAARSRERKQAYTVEMEAMVTSLEEEHARLLREEAELNRERYKQLMENLIPVVEKRRPPRLLRSTRSI; translated from the exons ATGTTGATGGCGTCGTCGAGGGTGATCGCGTCCAGGTCACCGCCCAATTCGGATCTGCCGCGTGACTCCCCAACCTCCTCCATAAATATCCACTCCGATCAAGCAGCTAGGGGTTTCGGCTCCATGAATATGGACGAAATCTTCCGGAACATCTACCCCGATTCCACCTCATTCGACAACGGCGCCGCTGGCGGAGAAGCTGCCTCGGGGGGAGGATTGTCCTCCGTGGACGGCGGAGACGGAGGAGTGAGGAATGGCGGCGGGAGCAAGACGGTGGAGGAGGTGTGGAGGGATATCGTCaccggcggcggtggcggtggcggcggcggggtGAGCGGAGGAGAGACGGCGATGACGCTGGAGGATTTCCTGGCGAAGGCGGGGGCCGTGAACGAGGAGGACGTTAGGGTTCCGGCGGTGGTGACGatgccgcctccgccgccggcTGTGGGGGGTTTTGGAATGGAAGGTGTGATGATGAGTCCTGCGCCGGGGGTTCCGGCGGTTCAGTTTGCGGCGGCGGGGTGTGTGCAGAATGTAATTGGTGTGGAGTTTGGTAGTGGGATGGCGGCGGTGAGTGGTAGCGTCGGAGGCGGTGGGAGAGGGAAGAGGAGAGTGGCAGTGGACGAAGTGCCTCTCGATAAGGCGACGCAGCAAAAACAGAGACGAATGATTAAAAATAGGGAGTCTGCTGCTAGGTCCAGAGAGCGGAAGCAG GCTTATACCGTGGAGATGGAAGCAATGGTGACAAGCCTAGAGGAGGAACATGCCCGGCTTTTGAGAGAAGAG GCTGAATTGAACAGGGAGAGATACAAGCAG CTGATGGAGAACTTAATTCCAGTGGTAGAGAAGCGAAGACCTCCTAGACTTCTGAGGAGCACACGTTCCATATAA
- the LOC131018627 gene encoding bZIP transcription factor 12-like isoform X2, translating into MLMASSRVIASRSPPNSDLPRDSPTSSINIHSDQAARGFGSMNMDEIFRNIYPDSTSFDNGAAGGEAASGGGLSSVDGGDGGVRNGGGSKTVEEVWRDIVTGGGGGGGGGVSGGETAMTLEDFLAKAGAVNEEDVRVPAVVTMPPPPPAVGGFGMEGVMMSPAPGVPAVQFAAAGCVQNVIGVEFGSGMAAVSGSVGGGGRGKRRVAVDEVPLDKATQQKQRRMIKNRESAARSRERKQAYTVEMEAMVTSLEEEHARLLREELMENLIPVVEKRRPPRLLRSTRSI; encoded by the exons ATGTTGATGGCGTCGTCGAGGGTGATCGCGTCCAGGTCACCGCCCAATTCGGATCTGCCGCGTGACTCCCCAACCTCCTCCATAAATATCCACTCCGATCAAGCAGCTAGGGGTTTCGGCTCCATGAATATGGACGAAATCTTCCGGAACATCTACCCCGATTCCACCTCATTCGACAACGGCGCCGCTGGCGGAGAAGCTGCCTCGGGGGGAGGATTGTCCTCCGTGGACGGCGGAGACGGAGGAGTGAGGAATGGCGGCGGGAGCAAGACGGTGGAGGAGGTGTGGAGGGATATCGTCaccggcggcggtggcggtggcggcggcggggtGAGCGGAGGAGAGACGGCGATGACGCTGGAGGATTTCCTGGCGAAGGCGGGGGCCGTGAACGAGGAGGACGTTAGGGTTCCGGCGGTGGTGACGatgccgcctccgccgccggcTGTGGGGGGTTTTGGAATGGAAGGTGTGATGATGAGTCCTGCGCCGGGGGTTCCGGCGGTTCAGTTTGCGGCGGCGGGGTGTGTGCAGAATGTAATTGGTGTGGAGTTTGGTAGTGGGATGGCGGCGGTGAGTGGTAGCGTCGGAGGCGGTGGGAGAGGGAAGAGGAGAGTGGCAGTGGACGAAGTGCCTCTCGATAAGGCGACGCAGCAAAAACAGAGACGAATGATTAAAAATAGGGAGTCTGCTGCTAGGTCCAGAGAGCGGAAGCAG GCTTATACCGTGGAGATGGAAGCAATGGTGACAAGCCTAGAGGAGGAACATGCCCGGCTTTTGAGAGAAGAG CTGATGGAGAACTTAATTCCAGTGGTAGAGAAGCGAAGACCTCCTAGACTTCTGAGGAGCACACGTTCCATATAA